The following coding sequences lie in one Haladaptatus sp. DJG-WS-42 genomic window:
- the rtcA gene encoding RNA 3'-terminal phosphate cyclase has protein sequence MRVVSGQTGGGQILRTALSLSALDGRPVTVRDIRSSRPTPGLKRQHCAVVETLAKICEATVSDVSVGTETLTFEPDVPTGGEFTVDIGTAGSLTLLFDALLPLATVIDEPLTVRATGGTDVRWAPTVAWYDQVKLPLLAHFGLDAALRLDHTGFYPSGGGEATLTLTPSTLAPITIPIRGTLNAVTISSKASTHLRKANVAERQAIEARRLLEADGHEVAAQTVSTVESASPGSSLLVRAAYDSTVVGFDALGEKGKTAENVAAAAVNTFRKFHASGATVDSFLADQLLLWLALCGGEFVAPKLSGHVETNREVISRFGYDIDVCEEETGLIRCSAPSS, from the coding sequence ATGCGAGTCGTTTCAGGACAAACCGGTGGCGGGCAAATCCTCAGAACTGCGTTGAGCCTCAGCGCGCTCGACGGGAGACCCGTCACCGTGCGGGACATTCGTTCCTCGCGTCCGACGCCCGGCCTCAAACGCCAGCACTGCGCAGTGGTCGAAACGCTCGCCAAAATCTGTGAGGCAACCGTAAGCGACGTGTCGGTCGGAACGGAAACGCTCACCTTCGAACCAGATGTGCCAACCGGCGGCGAGTTCACCGTCGATATTGGCACCGCAGGCAGTCTCACGCTCCTGTTCGACGCGCTGCTCCCGCTCGCAACCGTCATCGACGAACCGCTCACGGTGCGGGCGACAGGCGGGACGGACGTGCGGTGGGCGCCGACCGTCGCGTGGTACGACCAGGTCAAACTCCCGTTGCTCGCCCATTTTGGGCTCGATGCCGCGCTCAGACTCGACCACACCGGCTTCTACCCGTCGGGCGGCGGTGAGGCCACACTGACGCTCACACCCTCTACGCTGGCTCCGATCACGATTCCAATACGTGGCACACTCAATGCGGTTACGATTAGCTCGAAAGCATCGACACACCTCAGGAAGGCGAACGTCGCGGAACGCCAAGCAATCGAAGCGCGCAGACTGCTCGAAGCCGACGGGCACGAGGTGGCCGCCCAAACCGTGTCCACCGTCGAAAGCGCCTCACCGGGGTCGTCGCTGCTCGTGCGGGCCGCCTACGACTCGACGGTCGTAGGCTTCGATGCACTCGGAGAGAAAGGGAAAACGGCAGAAAACGTCGCCGCCGCTGCCGTCAATACGTTCAGAAAGTTCCACGCGAGCGGCGCAACCGTCGACTCGTTTCTCGCAGACCAGTTGCTGCTCTGGCTCGCGCTCTGCGGTGGCGAGTTTGTCGCCCCCAAACTGTCTGGACACGTCGAAACCAACCGCGAGGTCATTTCGCGGTTCGGCTACGATATCGACGTGTGCGAGGAGGAAACTGGCCTCATTCGGTGTTCCGCGCCGTCGTCGTGA
- a CDS encoding tubulin/FtsZ family protein translates to MKVALIGVGQAGGKVVESLIEYDLKSRGGFVAAAIAVNTAKADLLGLKRISERHRVLIGQYRVKGHGVGADNELGSVVATEDMGEVLSVIDDIPLHNVDAFLIVAGLGGGTGSGGAPVIARELKRLYTEPVYGLGLLPSPDEGGIYTLNAARSFQTFVREVDNLLVFDNDAWRQGGESVQDSYAEMNEEIARRLGLLFSSGEATNGLVPENVVDASELINTLGSGGVSTIGYAVAEASRPQGLLARFKTEEKPDDNATNRVLSVVRRATLGRLSLPCNIESTERALLIVAGRPKHLDRKGIERGRKWLEAETGSMEVRGGDYPIADTDHLGAVVLLSGVYDVPRIKELQQVAIEAQQNMADRAEFAPDALASLMDTDETIEPLF, encoded by the coding sequence ATGAAAGTCGCATTAATCGGGGTCGGGCAAGCGGGGGGAAAAGTGGTCGAATCACTCATCGAATACGACCTGAAATCGCGTGGTGGTTTCGTCGCCGCGGCGATTGCCGTGAACACGGCGAAGGCGGATTTGCTGGGGCTCAAACGAATCAGCGAGCGCCATCGTGTCTTGATTGGCCAGTATCGCGTGAAGGGCCACGGCGTCGGTGCCGACAACGAACTCGGCTCGGTCGTCGCCACAGAAGATATGGGCGAGGTGCTCTCGGTCATCGACGACATCCCGCTACACAACGTGGATGCGTTCCTCATCGTCGCCGGGCTCGGCGGCGGAACGGGCAGTGGCGGCGCACCGGTCATCGCCCGCGAGCTAAAACGCCTCTACACCGAACCCGTCTACGGCCTCGGACTCTTACCAAGCCCCGATGAAGGCGGCATCTACACGCTGAACGCCGCCCGCTCGTTCCAGACGTTCGTCCGTGAGGTGGACAACCTCCTGGTCTTCGACAACGACGCGTGGCGACAAGGCGGCGAGAGCGTCCAAGACAGTTACGCCGAGATGAACGAGGAGATTGCACGCCGCCTCGGCTTGCTGTTCAGTTCGGGCGAGGCGACGAACGGCCTCGTTCCCGAGAACGTCGTTGACGCGAGTGAACTCATCAACACGCTCGGGTCGGGCGGCGTCTCCACGATTGGCTACGCCGTCGCCGAAGCGAGTCGGCCACAGGGCTTGCTCGCACGATTCAAGACGGAAGAAAAACCGGACGACAACGCGACCAACCGCGTGCTGTCGGTTGTACGCCGAGCAACGCTTGGCCGACTCAGTCTCCCGTGTAACATCGAGAGCACAGAGCGCGCGCTTCTCATCGTCGCAGGCAGGCCAAAGCACTTAGACCGAAAGGGTATCGAGCGCGGCCGCAAGTGGCTCGAAGCCGAAACCGGGAGCATGGAGGTGCGCGGTGGTGACTACCCAATCGCGGATACAGACCACCTCGGCGCGGTCGTCCTTCTGTCCGGGGTGTACGACGTCCCGCGCATCAAAGAACTCCAGCAGGTCGCCATCGAGGCGCAACAGAACATGGCAGACCGCGCGGAGTTCGCCCCCGATGCACTCGCGTCGCTCATGGATACGGACGAGACGATAGAACCGCTGTTCTAA
- a CDS encoding SprT-like domain-containing protein — translation MESGATTHTQLVERAKRHAKTVALPIDYSMVSWEVSERARRRAGQCLYNARTGAVTIRLTWAAFEAYGWEQFSGVVRHELVHAWEFQQFGESNHGRRFTKKAREVDAPCSCERFTDGRLTLSCTEERCEWRAERHRASTVVTNPGRYRCGACQSRLVVTHVASGKSWQSEAGYERARKRIDDEW, via the coding sequence ATGGAGTCGGGCGCGACGACCCATACTCAGCTTGTAGAACGGGCAAAACGCCACGCGAAAACGGTGGCGTTGCCCATCGACTACTCGATGGTGTCGTGGGAGGTCTCAGAGCGGGCGCGCCGTCGCGCGGGCCAGTGTCTCTACAACGCTCGAACCGGAGCGGTGACGATCCGACTGACGTGGGCCGCCTTCGAGGCGTATGGTTGGGAGCAGTTTTCGGGCGTCGTCCGCCATGAACTCGTCCATGCGTGGGAGTTCCAGCAGTTCGGAGAGTCGAACCACGGACGACGCTTTACGAAGAAGGCTCGTGAGGTAGACGCACCATGTTCCTGCGAACGGTTCACCGATGGCCGACTCACCCTCTCGTGTACAGAAGAGCGGTGTGAGTGGCGCGCAGAGCGCCACCGCGCCTCGACAGTCGTGACGAATCCGGGGCGCTACCGATGTGGTGCGTGTCAGAGCAGATTGGTGGTCACGCACGTTGCGTCGGGAAAATCCTGGCAGTCGGAGGCCGGATACGAGCGCGCTCGAAAACGAATTGACGACGAGTGGTAG
- a CDS encoding helix-turn-helix domain-containing protein produces the protein MIFVEVHLDTPVLQEALTSNADVVVTVEEKRALPSGVVRFLFWACGEEFETFEEALNADPTITAPSVLHEVDDKRLYRVELTEAGKATTVHQAYVELDAVMLEGRGTNEGWFLQMQFPDRETFKEFRTRCAEVGVDVKLYTIYNQTDSSTEDAAYNLTECQQDALLAAHESGYFEIPRKVSLADLAAQLGVSSQAASERLRRGTERLVGHSLVERANK, from the coding sequence ATGATTTTCGTTGAAGTACATCTCGATACCCCGGTGCTCCAAGAAGCGTTGACGAGCAACGCGGACGTCGTGGTGACCGTCGAAGAGAAACGAGCGCTTCCCTCCGGCGTCGTTCGCTTTCTGTTCTGGGCGTGTGGCGAGGAGTTCGAGACCTTTGAGGAAGCACTCAACGCAGACCCAACCATCACGGCGCCGTCGGTGTTACACGAAGTCGACGACAAGCGACTCTATCGTGTCGAGTTGACCGAAGCCGGAAAGGCAACGACCGTCCATCAGGCGTACGTCGAACTCGACGCCGTCATGCTCGAAGGACGAGGCACGAACGAAGGGTGGTTCCTCCAGATGCAGTTCCCAGACCGTGAGACGTTCAAGGAATTCAGAACGCGGTGTGCGGAAGTCGGCGTTGACGTGAAACTGTACACCATCTACAACCAGACCGACTCCTCGACCGAAGATGCCGCTTACAACCTCACGGAGTGCCAGCAAGACGCCCTCCTCGCTGCCCACGAGTCTGGCTACTTCGAGATTCCGCGGAAGGTCTCGCTTGCAGACCTCGCAGCGCAACTCGGCGTGTCGAGTCAGGCCGCCTCAGAACGGCTTCGACGCGGAACCGAACGACTGGTTGGCCACTCGCTCGTAGAGCGGGCGAACAAGTAA
- a CDS encoding helix-turn-helix domain-containing protein, with translation MNDETAPLAVWCAGEEWCPITSTATILGKKWHPVIIHRLLKYGPSGFNALKDAVDGISAKVLSDSLENLEEYGLVNRAVISEKPFRVEYSLTTRGKSLEPIIIAMRDWGKEHLMPADEPAP, from the coding sequence ATGAACGATGAGACAGCCCCGCTCGCCGTCTGGTGTGCTGGCGAGGAATGGTGTCCGATTACCTCGACGGCGACGATTCTCGGCAAAAAGTGGCATCCAGTTATCATCCACCGATTGCTAAAATACGGCCCGTCGGGTTTTAACGCGCTCAAAGACGCTGTCGACGGCATCTCTGCAAAAGTGCTCTCTGACAGCCTCGAAAACTTAGAGGAGTACGGCCTGGTCAATCGTGCGGTCATCAGCGAAAAGCCGTTTCGCGTCGAATACTCACTCACCACCCGCGGCAAGTCGCTCGAACCCATCATCATCGCCATGCGCGACTGGGGAAAAGAACACCTCATGCCCGCGGACGAACCGGCTCCATAG
- a CDS encoding 6-pyruvoyl tetrahydropterin synthase family protein produces MLSRTSGRDDLSLTEHVHELRIGHDSPIRISSGHRLLHHDGKCSRPHGHNYEISVTVRGNLTEDGWVVDKGNVTSVIDDWDHRFLLQDGDPLIEAFEAAGDGDALVVFDHPPTAEVMGIILEQRLLAELPDNVAEVSVLVRETSELCGVTC; encoded by the coding sequence ATGCTCTCAAGAACCTCGGGGCGCGATGACCTGTCGCTTACCGAGCACGTCCACGAACTCAGAATCGGCCACGACAGCCCGATTCGTATCAGCAGTGGACATCGCCTTCTGCACCACGACGGCAAGTGTAGCCGTCCGCACGGTCACAACTACGAAATTTCCGTCACCGTCCGTGGCAACCTGACCGAAGACGGTTGGGTGGTTGACAAGGGCAACGTCACCAGTGTCATCGACGACTGGGACCACCGCTTTCTCCTCCAAGACGGCGACCCGCTCATCGAGGCGTTCGAAGCCGCGGGCGACGGCGACGCACTCGTCGTGTTCGACCACCCGCCAACAGCAGAAGTGATGGGCATCATCTTAGAACAGCGCCTGCTCGCAGAACTGCCCGACAACGTCGCTGAAGTCTCCGTGCTGGTTCGTGAGACGAGCGAACTCTGTGGCGTGACCTGCTGA
- a CDS encoding 7-carboxy-7-deazaguanine synthase QueE: MPVNAERPPQEGPTDGDGLPINELFYSLQGEGKLAGVPSVFIRTSGCNLRCWFCDSYHTSWEPTHAWMSVDEIVAAVSEHTEADHVVLTGGEPLIHDTSVTLLERLSAAGYHTTVETNGTIFRDAPIDLASVSPKLASSTPTPERDPKGDGEWEVRHDDARIDISELSQFVTAFDTQFKFVVTGPDDMAEITDIVADVRATGASLADDDVLLMPEGQTREALDETRKRTADLAMEYGFRYTPRLHVDLWNDAPGT, translated from the coding sequence ATGCCGGTCAACGCAGAACGACCACCCCAAGAAGGCCCCACAGACGGCGACGGACTGCCAATCAACGAACTGTTCTACTCGCTCCAAGGTGAGGGGAAACTCGCCGGTGTCCCTTCGGTGTTCATCCGCACGAGCGGTTGTAACCTCCGCTGTTGGTTCTGTGATTCGTATCACACCTCGTGGGAACCCACCCACGCGTGGATGTCTGTAGACGAGATTGTTGCGGCAGTCTCTGAGCACACGGAAGCAGACCACGTCGTTCTCACGGGTGGCGAGCCGCTCATCCACGACACGTCTGTGACACTGCTCGAACGCCTCTCTGCAGCGGGCTATCACACCACCGTCGAAACGAACGGGACGATTTTCCGCGACGCGCCAATCGACCTCGCGAGCGTGAGCCCGAAACTCGCCTCCAGTACGCCCACGCCCGAACGCGACCCGAAGGGCGACGGCGAGTGGGAAGTCCGCCACGACGACGCCCGCATCGACATTTCTGAACTGTCTCAGTTCGTCACCGCCTTCGACACGCAGTTCAAATTCGTCGTCACCGGTCCCGACGACATGGCTGAAATCACCGACATCGTCGCGGATGTTCGCGCGACTGGCGCGTCGCTCGCAGACGACGACGTGTTGTTGATGCCCGAAGGCCAAACCCGTGAGGCTTTAGACGAGACGCGCAAACGAACGGCTGACTTGGCGATGGAGTACGGTTTCCGCTACACGCCTCGCCTCCACGTTGACCTCTGGAACGACGCCCCTGGAACTTGA
- the folE gene encoding GTP cyclohydrolase I — protein MTDATLIPDTESTYDHEKARRAVRMLLEAVGADPDRDGLVDTWERRVPDAFETLTEGFREEEKPTMRTFPAEGSGLVIKTAIPVYSLCEHHLLPFYGTAHVAYRPGDEVVGLSKLTRYVRWQSRKLSMQERLTREIADGLAEELDAEAVLVEISASHMCEAMRGVETETETRTNVVVGEPTDQERTQFQNAIDRAEGGR, from the coding sequence ATGACTGACGCTACGCTTATCCCCGACACGGAATCGACCTACGACCACGAGAAGGCGCGACGAGCCGTCCGGATGCTGTTAGAAGCCGTCGGCGCAGACCCCGACCGCGACGGGCTGGTTGACACGTGGGAGCGCCGCGTTCCCGACGCCTTCGAGACACTCACCGAGGGCTTTCGCGAAGAAGAAAAGCCGACGATGCGCACCTTCCCCGCAGAGGGGTCAGGACTCGTCATCAAGACGGCAATTCCCGTCTACAGCCTCTGTGAGCACCATTTACTTCCGTTCTACGGGACGGCCCACGTCGCGTATCGTCCCGGCGACGAGGTGGTTGGCCTCTCGAAACTCACGCGCTACGTGCGCTGGCAGTCGCGCAAACTCTCGATGCAAGAGCGTTTGACCCGCGAGATTGCAGACGGCCTCGCCGAGGAACTCGACGCCGAAGCAGTACTGGTCGAGATTTCAGCAAGCCACATGTGCGAGGCCATGCGCGGCGTCGAAACCGAAACCGAGACGCGCACGAACGTCGTCGTTGGCGAGCCAACCGACCAAGAGCGCACCCAGTTCCAGAACGCCATCGACCGGGCAGAGGGCGGGCGATGA
- the queC gene encoding 7-cyano-7-deazaguanine synthase QueC has protein sequence MSQPKAVVLVSGGMDSATAAAEAKARGYDLYFLHTSYGQRTEGKEYECARKLAADFDAADFLHIETSHLAQIGASALTDDGIDVADADLDSEEIPDTYVPFRNANLLSMAVSYAEANECDAVFIGAHSEDFAGYPDCRPEFFEAFQTVADVGTKPDTQISLEAPFVEWTKTEIAAHGVSLDVPFEHTWSCYKESAPACGVCDSCAIRLRAFEDVSVRDPIEYAKRPSYRT, from the coding sequence ATGAGCCAGCCAAAAGCGGTCGTCCTCGTCTCCGGTGGGATGGACAGCGCCACCGCGGCCGCGGAAGCGAAGGCGCGGGGCTACGACCTCTACTTCCTGCACACCTCCTACGGCCAGCGTACCGAAGGAAAGGAGTACGAGTGCGCCCGCAAACTCGCTGCGGATTTCGACGCGGCCGACTTCCTCCATATCGAGACGAGCCACCTCGCCCAGATTGGCGCGTCCGCGCTCACCGACGACGGTATCGACGTAGCCGACGCCGATTTAGACAGCGAAGAGATTCCAGACACGTACGTGCCGTTTCGGAACGCAAACCTGCTCTCGATGGCCGTCTCCTACGCCGAAGCGAATGAGTGTGACGCCGTGTTCATCGGCGCACACAGCGAGGACTTCGCAGGGTATCCCGACTGTCGCCCCGAGTTCTTCGAGGCGTTTCAGACCGTCGCCGACGTGGGAACCAAACCGGATACCCAGATCTCGCTCGAAGCACCGTTCGTCGAGTGGACGAAAACGGAGATTGCCGCCCACGGCGTCTCCCTCGATGTGCCGTTCGAGCACACGTGGAGCTGTTATAAGGAGAGTGCACCCGCCTGCGGTGTCTGTGATTCCTGTGCCATTCGGCTCAGAGCGTTCGAGGACGTCTCTGTCCGCGACCCAATTGAGTACGCAAAACGGCCATCGTATCGAACCTAA
- a CDS encoding bacterio-opsin activator domain-containing protein → MGTQDSSRLCVLYIGREETADAVATALERDVGAVRVVTTENDVSAALSPAIDCVITDAPLAAGDTETVVQTVNEFDQHLPLIVYSHGASEALASHVTAIGVTKYRLAAETDTTELATDVLAAVRAYRTRFETPTDELSLKERAMNEAPVGIAISDATQPDNPLSYVNDSFVEMTGYTEAEILGRNCRFLQGEDSDQAAVTAMREAIAAEEEVVVEVKNYRKNGELFWNRVNIAPIRDADGEVRYFVGFQNDVTARKEAELALAREREHLADLLDRVQGLVQDVTQTLVRSVNREEIEETVCKQLASADPYVYAWVGEVDVGTDEVVPTQWSGEALVSVGDIGVDLNDPDAASNPVVRAVKTGTMQTARVGVRGFGRGYPKRVTEVAAIPLVYDDVTYGVLTVCTDRDDVFNNRERVILESVGRAVASGINSLESKKIITADNIVEIELEFESRALFFVEIAAKTGAELDFKQAMYQPDDSLVLFFTARGAEPEAVAEAAAECREIAAVQLVASEDDESLFELTLAGDSIVTDLANYGAKTQEITAYDGGGRMKIELPQEANVRQLVELVKQEYPGTELVSYHEHHRRPTTKQEFVGSLKERLTERQLSTLQRAYVAGFFDWPRPVNGDDLATAMGVSRSTFHEHLRAAERKLCAELFERPTEPPLVRE, encoded by the coding sequence ATGGGTACTCAGGACAGTTCGCGGCTTTGCGTGCTCTACATCGGACGCGAGGAAACTGCGGACGCGGTTGCGACAGCCCTCGAACGGGACGTGGGAGCGGTGCGCGTCGTGACCACGGAAAACGACGTTTCAGCGGCACTCTCTCCTGCGATTGATTGTGTGATTACAGACGCACCGTTGGCAGCTGGCGACACGGAGACGGTCGTCCAGACCGTAAACGAATTCGACCAGCACCTCCCGCTCATCGTCTATTCGCACGGGGCGAGCGAGGCGCTTGCGAGCCACGTCACCGCGATTGGCGTCACGAAGTATCGACTCGCGGCGGAAACGGACACGACCGAGCTGGCAACGGACGTGCTCGCGGCAGTGCGGGCTTACCGAACGCGCTTCGAGACGCCGACGGACGAACTCAGCCTCAAAGAACGGGCAATGAACGAAGCGCCGGTCGGCATCGCCATCTCGGATGCGACCCAGCCGGACAATCCACTGAGTTACGTAAACGACTCGTTCGTGGAGATGACGGGGTACACCGAGGCGGAAATCCTCGGGCGTAACTGCCGATTCTTACAGGGAGAGGACTCAGACCAAGCAGCCGTGACGGCCATGCGCGAGGCCATCGCCGCAGAAGAGGAAGTCGTCGTCGAGGTGAAAAACTACCGCAAAAACGGCGAGCTGTTCTGGAATCGCGTGAACATCGCGCCGATTCGAGACGCAGATGGCGAGGTTCGCTACTTTGTGGGTTTCCAAAACGACGTGACAGCCCGCAAAGAGGCCGAACTCGCGCTTGCGAGAGAGCGCGAGCACTTAGCAGACCTGCTCGACCGCGTGCAGGGGCTCGTCCAAGACGTGACCCAGACACTCGTCCGGTCGGTGAACCGCGAGGAGATAGAGGAAACCGTCTGTAAGCAACTGGCGAGCGCAGACCCCTACGTGTATGCGTGGGTGGGCGAGGTCGATGTGGGAACCGACGAAGTCGTCCCGACGCAGTGGTCGGGCGAGGCACTCGTCTCCGTCGGTGACATCGGCGTCGATCTAAACGACCCCGACGCGGCGAGCAATCCGGTCGTCCGCGCCGTCAAAACCGGAACCATGCAGACCGCTCGCGTGGGCGTTCGAGGCTTTGGCCGCGGCTACCCAAAGCGCGTCACCGAAGTCGCGGCCATCCCACTGGTCTACGATGACGTGACCTACGGCGTGCTCACGGTGTGTACAGACCGCGACGACGTGTTCAACAATCGAGAGCGCGTCATCCTCGAATCCGTGGGTCGGGCCGTCGCAAGCGGCATCAACTCACTCGAAAGCAAGAAAATCATCACCGCGGACAACATCGTGGAAATCGAGCTAGAGTTCGAGAGTCGGGCGCTGTTTTTCGTCGAGATTGCGGCGAAAACCGGAGCCGAACTCGACTTCAAACAGGCAATGTACCAGCCCGACGACTCGCTCGTGCTCTTTTTCACCGCTCGCGGTGCAGAACCGGAGGCGGTCGCCGAGGCCGCCGCTGAGTGTCGAGAGATTGCGGCGGTACAACTCGTCGCCTCAGAGGACGACGAGAGTCTGTTCGAACTCACGCTCGCGGGCGATTCAATTGTGACTGACCTCGCCAACTACGGGGCGAAAACGCAGGAAATCACCGCCTACGACGGGGGTGGGCGAATGAAAATCGAGCTGCCACAGGAGGCGAACGTCCGCCAACTCGTGGAGTTGGTGAAACAGGAGTATCCCGGCACCGAACTCGTGAGCTACCACGAACACCACCGCAGACCGACGACGAAACAGGAGTTTGTCGGGTCGCTCAAAGAGCGGCTCACCGAACGCCAGCTTTCGACGCTCCAGCGGGCGTACGTCGCGGGCTTTTTCGACTGGCCGCGGCCGGTCAACGGCGACGACCTCGCCACGGCGATGGGCGTTTCGCGTTCGACGTTCCACGAGCACCTGCGCGCTGCAGAGCGAAAACTGTGCGCCGAGCTGTTCGAGCGACCCACAGAGCCCCCACTAGTAAGGGAGTGA
- a CDS encoding type B DNA-directed DNA polymerase, translated as MTFTIDFLGDEVVEWRKTPDAVAATRVTEYHPRIYVAGPTDARDWLEARLRTDPKVAHLCTKQWRLDLRSATPDSVLRVDIERIDDVQPLACELRHTHERGRFAPGTFRLFNVDFAPQFRYCLEEDVDPTPAHPLSTFSIRLSEKALADGDLSHIIIDGEDVKGAESAVLQALSHRLDRADPDVLVVSNGDVIPLLGRKAEEHDVSLSLGRLPGWSQLAGENTYQSYGQVGFSAARYTVPGRVVLDTSNSFLWSKSSLDGLLDLVHRSWRPLQETGWGSIGTILTSIQIREALSRGVLIPWNKWDPEQFKDVRTLHAADRGGFIFEPRVGLHENVYEVDFASLYPTIICRHNISPETVCCPCDREHAVVPELGYELCDRPGFLPEVLQPILDDRAEFKARLAQNPSEDERASLEARSSALKWILVTCFGYQGYRNAKFGRIECHEALNAYARDILLRSKVHLERAGWNIVHGIVDSLWVTARDPAPTPIEEVAQTVSDDIGIRLEFENHYDWVCFVPRRGAPGGALTKYFGKIADEDAFKIRGIEARQRSTPAFVREVQSDLLDTLDSHRDAAAVCDRLRQHLRVLRQGDVDPKSLVIRKRVSKPLAGYSQRTHTVSALQRYANHGMARNPGQDVRYVVVNDGARSAERVRLHFEECDSYDADYYETLLIRATESVVSPLGWNRERIRRYLRGDRQLGLSAFD; from the coding sequence ATGACGTTCACCATTGACTTCCTCGGAGACGAGGTGGTCGAGTGGCGAAAAACTCCTGACGCTGTTGCGGCAACGCGAGTCACCGAGTACCACCCGCGCATCTACGTGGCTGGCCCGACAGACGCCCGCGACTGGTTGGAAGCGCGTCTCCGCACAGACCCGAAAGTTGCGCATCTCTGCACCAAGCAGTGGCGACTTGACTTGCGCTCGGCCACCCCCGACTCGGTTCTCCGCGTCGATATCGAACGAATCGACGACGTCCAGCCGCTCGCCTGTGAACTCAGACACACCCACGAACGAGGGCGGTTCGCACCGGGGACGTTCCGGCTGTTCAACGTCGATTTCGCCCCGCAGTTTCGCTACTGTCTTGAGGAGGACGTTGACCCGACGCCCGCCCATCCGCTTTCGACGTTCTCGATTCGGCTCTCCGAAAAGGCGCTCGCAGACGGCGACCTCTCGCACATCATCATCGACGGCGAAGACGTGAAAGGGGCTGAATCGGCGGTTTTACAGGCGCTCAGCCACCGTCTCGACCGCGCCGACCCGGACGTACTCGTCGTGAGCAACGGTGACGTGATTCCCCTCCTTGGACGGAAAGCCGAGGAACACGACGTGTCACTCTCGCTCGGCCGATTGCCGGGGTGGTCGCAGCTCGCGGGCGAAAACACCTATCAGAGCTACGGGCAGGTCGGTTTCTCTGCGGCCAGATACACCGTCCCCGGCCGGGTCGTCCTCGACACGTCGAACAGTTTTCTCTGGTCGAAATCGAGCCTCGACGGCTTGCTCGACCTCGTCCACCGGTCGTGGCGACCCTTACAGGAAACTGGCTGGGGAAGCATCGGAACCATCCTCACGTCCATCCAGATTCGAGAGGCGCTTTCCCGGGGCGTCCTCATCCCGTGGAACAAGTGGGACCCAGAGCAGTTCAAAGACGTGCGCACCCTCCATGCCGCAGACCGTGGCGGCTTCATCTTCGAACCTCGAGTTGGCCTCCACGAAAACGTCTACGAGGTGGACTTCGCCTCCCTGTACCCGACCATCATCTGTCGGCACAACATCAGCCCGGAGACGGTCTGCTGTCCGTGCGACCGCGAACACGCTGTCGTCCCCGAACTCGGCTACGAACTCTGTGACCGCCCGGGCTTTCTCCCCGAGGTACTCCAACCGATTCTCGACGACAGAGCGGAATTCAAAGCCCGTCTCGCGCAGAACCCATCCGAGGACGAACGCGCCTCGCTCGAAGCGCGCTCCAGCGCGCTCAAGTGGATTCTCGTCACGTGTTTTGGTTATCAGGGCTACCGAAACGCCAAATTCGGACGCATCGAGTGTCACGAAGCCCTCAACGCCTACGCCCGCGACATCCTCCTCCGGTCGAAAGTCCACCTCGAACGCGCGGGTTGGAACATCGTCCACGGCATCGTCGATAGCCTCTGGGTCACTGCCCGCGACCCCGCACCGACGCCAATCGAGGAGGTGGCGCAGACGGTTTCAGACGATATCGGCATTCGTCTCGAATTCGAGAACCACTACGACTGGGTCTGTTTCGTGCCGAGACGCGGCGCTCCGGGCGGGGCACTCACCAAATACTTCGGGAAGATTGCGGACGAAGACGCGTTCAAAATTCGGGGTATCGAAGCCCGCCAGCGGAGCACGCCCGCGTTCGTCCGCGAGGTGCAGTCAGACTTGCTCGACACCCTCGACAGCCACCGCGACGCGGCGGCCGTCTGCGACCGCCTCCGCCAGCATCTCCGCGTGCTTCGTCAGGGTGACGTAGACCCAAAATCGCTCGTCATCAGAAAGCGCGTCTCGAAGCCACTCGCGGGCTACAGCCAACGTACCCACACCGTCTCCGCGCTTCAGCGATACGCCAACCACGGCATGGCGCGAAATCCCGGCCAAGACGTGCGCTACGTCGTGGTGAACGACGGCGCGCGCTCAGCAGAACGCGTCCGCCTGCATTTTGAAGAGTGCGACAGCTACGACGCCGACTACTACGAAACGCTCCTCATTCGCGCCACAGAGAGCGTCGTCTCACCGCTCGGCTGGAATCGAGAACGAATCAGGCGCTACCTACGGGGTGATCGACAACTCGGCCTTTCAGCGTTCGACTAA